The following proteins are encoded in a genomic region of Dethiobacter alkaliphilus AHT 1:
- a CDS encoding tetratricopeptide repeat protein — MEKSLKLKRQDKHTWEFVYPEDYIDTFEEFDAAMEDMQCLDYRSAEGAFVGLYIKHPYHLDAYHHLALSYYRRGKLSEAIPVWEKALDIGHRAFPIDFQLGRDRLPWDWIDNRPFLRCLDGLALAKKEVGLYGEAMWLRRECLLLDPNDSLGARFEIGEMLLSEGRDKEFVSFSKQWGGDCVGEFAYGKVLALFRLGQKDQAAKALKEAREYLPLVAEEIAKKRHVRPRDWDDRYYSLGSKEQAYIYWDSYGFLWKKSEGALEWLRDELKKPGNKDV; from the coding sequence ATGGAAAAGAGTCTGAAGCTGAAGAGGCAGGATAAACACACCTGGGAGTTCGTTTACCCGGAAGATTACATTGATACGTTTGAAGAGTTTGATGCGGCTATGGAAGATATGCAGTGCTTAGATTATCGCAGTGCGGAAGGTGCATTTGTGGGGCTCTATATTAAGCATCCATATCATTTAGATGCTTACCACCATTTAGCACTAAGTTATTACCGAAGGGGCAAACTCAGTGAGGCGATTCCTGTCTGGGAAAAAGCATTGGATATTGGACATAGAGCATTTCCAATTGATTTTCAGTTAGGCAGGGACCGACTGCCCTGGGACTGGATAGATAACCGGCCATTTCTGCGTTGCCTTGATGGACTGGCTTTGGCTAAAAAAGAAGTCGGCTTGTATGGGGAGGCAATGTGGTTAAGGCGTGAGTGTCTCTTGCTTGATCCAAATGACAGCCTGGGTGCCAGATTTGAAATTGGTGAGATGCTTTTGAGTGAGGGCAGGGATAAGGAGTTTGTCAGTTTCAGCAAGCAGTGGGGTGGCGACTGTGTTGGCGAGTTTGCTTATGGGAAAGTATTGGCACTTTTCCGGTTGGGCCAGAAAGATCAGGCAGCCAAAGCACTGAAGGAAGCCAGGGAGTATTTGCCACTGGTTGCTGAAGAAATAGCAAAGAAGAGACATGTCCGGCCAAGGGATTGGGATGACAGGTATTATTCACTGGGCAGTAAGGAGCAGGCCTATATTTATTGGGATAGCTATGGCTTTTTGTGGAAAAAGTCAGAAGGTGCCTTAGAATGGTTAAGAGACGAGCTGAAAAAGCCGGGGAACAAAGATGTTTGA
- a CDS encoding ribbon-helix-helix protein, CopG family, whose product MISIRLPQELEKKLEEFAVKEQMTKSDIIRKALQVFLENQELREQPYLLGEDLFGKCGSGSASLSTEYKKKVREIIHANKPD is encoded by the coding sequence GTGATAAGTATCCGCTTGCCTCAGGAGTTGGAGAAAAAGTTGGAGGAGTTTGCTGTAAAAGAGCAGATGACGAAATCAGATATTATCAGGAAAGCTTTGCAAGTATTTTTGGAAAATCAAGAACTGCGGGAGCAACCGTACTTATTAGGGGAGGATTTGTTTGGTAAATGCGGTAGTGGTTCTGCTTCGCTATCGACCGAGTATAAGAAAAAGGTGAGAGAGATAATCCATGCTAACAAACCTGATTGA